Part of the Candidatus Eisenbacteria bacterium genome is shown below.
CGAGGAATGGGGCGGCGTGGGCTACGACGCGCGCACCATCGTCATCGTGCTCGAAGAGATCGCGCGTGTCTCGGCGGCACTCGCGATCATGATCGCGGTGCACAACTCGGTCGGCGCCCTGCCGGTGTTCAGCTTCGGCAACGACGCGCAGCGCCGCCGCTTCCTGCCGCGGCTCGTGAGCCGCGAGCTCGGCGCGTTCTCGCTCTCGGAGCCCGCGGCCGGTTCCGACGCCGGCGCGCTCGAGGCGACGGCGGTGCGCGATGGCGACGGCTACCTGCTGAACGGCGCCAAGAACTGGGTCACGAACGGCATCAACGCGGGCGTCTACCTGATCTTCGCGCGCACCGACAAGGCGGCGGGCAACAAGGGCATCTCGGCGTTCATCGTCGAGAGGGGCGCGCCTGGTCTGGTGATCGGCAAGCCCGAGAACAAGATGGGCCTGCGCGGCTCCGAGACGGTGGCGCTCGCGCTCGACCACCTGCACGTTCCGGCCGACCAGTTGCTCGGCGCCGAAGGGGACGGTTTCAAGATCGCGATGAGCATGCTCGACGCCGGCCGGATCGGCGTCGCCGCGCAGGCGCTCGGGGTGATGACGGCCGCCTTCGAGGAGGCCGTGAAGTACGCGCAGCAGCGCCGGGCGTTCGGCGGCCCGATCGCGAGGATCCAGTCCGTGCAGTTCAAGCTCGCCGAAATGGAGCGCCGCGTGCAGTGCGCGCGGCTGCTGCTGCGCAAGGCGGCGTGGCTGCGCGACACGGGCCGGTCGTACACGCGCGCCGCCTCCATGGCCAAGCTGTACGCGAGCGAGGCGGCGACCTGGGTGACGCACCAGGCGATCCAGGTGCACGGCGGCTACGGCTACGTGAAGGAGTACGCGGTCGAGCGCTACTACCGGGACGCGCGCGTGATGGAGATCTACGAGGGCACCTCCGAGATCCAGCGGCTGGTCATCGCGCGCAGCGTGCTCAAGGACGGCGTGGCGGTCTGAGTCCGCGACCGGACCGCGCCCAGAACGCATGACCGCCGCCGCGACTTCGCCCTCCGCCCGCCCCGGCCGCTTCGGGCGGGCCATCGTGGTCGGCGCCTCGAGCGGCATCGGCGCGGCCATCGCGCGCCGCCTCGCGGCGGGCGGCACGGCCGTGGCGCTCGTCGGCCGCCGCGAGGCCGAGCTCGAGTCGGTCGCCAGGGCGATCCGCACCGCCGGCGGTCGTGCGCTCGTCGCCCGCCACGACGTGACCGATTACG
Proteins encoded:
- a CDS encoding acyl-CoA dehydrogenase family protein; this translates as MNLDLTEEQIQIRDAVRELCRSEFAPHAAAWDAEQGVPHSAIEKLAEQGFLGMAIPEEWGGVGYDARTIVIVLEEIARVSAALAIMIAVHNSVGALPVFSFGNDAQRRRFLPRLVSRELGAFSLSEPAAGSDAGALEATAVRDGDGYLLNGAKNWVTNGINAGVYLIFARTDKAAGNKGISAFIVERGAPGLVIGKPENKMGLRGSETVALALDHLHVPADQLLGAEGDGFKIAMSMLDAGRIGVAAQALGVMTAAFEEAVKYAQQRRAFGGPIARIQSVQFKLAEMERRVQCARLLLRKAAWLRDTGRSYTRAASMAKLYASEAATWVTHQAIQVHGGYGYVKEYAVERYYRDARVMEIYEGTSEIQRLVIARSVLKDGVAV